A region of the Williamwhitmania taraxaci genome:
GGGAATGGAAACGGTAGAACTGTTCGTCTTTTCACCTATGCAATGCTTGTAAAAACAGGTTTTAACGTGAACGTTGGAAGAATAATTAATCCGACCGCAGTATTTTGCAGTAATCGAAACGACTACTACAACCACCTTGCGGAAGCCGATAGCGGAACCGAAAATGCAATGATTTCGTGGTCAGAATATGTACTTAATGGGCTGAAAGAAGAGATAGAGAAAGTAGACAAACTAACCGACTACACTTACCTGAAAAAGGAGATACTTCTTCCTGCCATTAACTACTCTCTAAGCAGGAAATATATCACCTATGTTGAGGCAAAAATACTTAAGAAAGTTGTAGAAAAACAAGCCATGCAAGCTGCAGACATCAAGGATATTTTTCTCGGAAAAACTGATGCAGAGGTGTCGAGACAGATACGAAGGTTAATTGATAGAAAAATGCTTATTCCCGAGAAAGAAGGAACAAGGAAATATGTCATTCGGTTTGACAACAACTATCTTCTAAGAGGCGTAATAAAACAACTGGGCGAAAAAGGATTTCTGCCCATCCAAGACTAAGTACTACCCTGCTTGCACATGAACACCACCAATACTATGCTGGAAGTGGGATGCCGCCAAGGCCACCATTAGCCTCACCGTTTCGGGACAAAAGGCAACTTCGGTAAGCATTAAGCTATACCATAAAACAATCGGGGTGACTTTTCGCTAAGAAAAGTCACCCCTTTAGTTCACTATCATATTGCCAAAACAGCGGATACAAGCAGACGAACTTCGGCAATTTTCACAACTAGTGCTTTACCAACAGCTGCTGCCGAGACACTCTTTTCCCATCATTTATCTCAACAATATAAACTCCATTATTATAACTACCCACGGGTATTACAACCGGTTCACCAGAACTCTTTAGCGTAACTTTTAGCATTCCGTAGTTATCCAATATACGAATAGTATACGAGCCAGCCAAGGTAGATCTTACCCCGAACGGTGCTGATGCAGCAGTGCTTGTTGATAAAAACGATGCCGTATTCTCACTACCGCCAATGGTCAATGTTACATTATCGGAAGCAG
Encoded here:
- a CDS encoding Fic family protein, giving the protein MHKMIVDGLQPPPEGEGDLTPGEYRKINLKINKSMHLPPDWLKVDDYMTELLDFIERKDSPKYDLLKAAIAHHRFVWIHPFGNGNGRTVRLFTYAMLVKTGFNVNVGRIINPTAVFCSNRNDYYNHLAEADSGTENAMISWSEYVLNGLKEEIEKVDKLTDYTYLKKEILLPAINYSLSRKYITYVEAKILKKVVEKQAMQAADIKDIFLGKTDAEVSRQIRRLIDRKMLIPEKEGTRKYVIRFDNNYLLRGVIKQLGEKGFLPIQD